From a region of the Triticum aestivum cultivar Chinese Spring chromosome 7D, IWGSC CS RefSeq v2.1, whole genome shotgun sequence genome:
- the LOC123165496 gene encoding protein HESO1 — MASVTVTPLSAPEPEPSARPDNLPRPSVAISWDTQALCKHAETCELGSEAFLIDPALLPTLEGLLLETYAMLRPKPVEYEQRRTMIDVFNKIAKDIFGKKDDFPVVEPFGSFTMDLFTTKSDLDLSVNFSNDMDGQFARKDKISVIRKFAKVLHKHQSRGRCYGVLPVLSAIVPVLKVTDKGTGVECDISVENKDGMSRSMIFKLVSSIDERFQILCYLMKFWAKTHDVNCPKDRTMSSMAIISLVAFHLQTRHPPILPAFSGLLKDGADFASVQRNVVLFKGFGSTNKESVAELFVSLMSKLLAVKDLWEQGLCASNFDGFWISKTWNRGIGNLSVEDFLDRSQNFARSVGKVEMQNICECLKDTVSKLTDFFRGKIDALTLKILIFGALNQDVPVSHPSPKHVKSKRKRELRHDPGNSEKQQKKVKHAAQRGRAANRTDSILPTPTVFMPHVHQVGSTQPFNQIVHPSQLPIPPRLSYGLPQAHFHPGPHMIGQPHGSFIYSTDPGIQLQQQARHMFVPLPVHQPAINRSFHPHGFNGAHEVLYDDNSWLPYGINPNYRRV, encoded by the exons ATGGCGTCGGTGACCGTTACGCCTCTTTCCGCGCCCGAACCCGAGCCCTCAGCTCGCCCCGACAACCTTCCCCG GCCCAGCGTGGCAATTTCATGGGATACCCAAG CTCTATGCAAGCATGCGGAAACCTGCGAGTTGGGATCAGAGGCATTCCTGATTGATCCTGCCCTGCTTCCAACTCTAGAAGGTCTACTTCTAGAAACATATGCGATGTTGCGCCCAAAGCCAGTTGAGTATGAGCAACGACGTACTATGATAGACGTCTTCAACAAAATTGCCAAAGACATTTTTG GTAAAAAAGATGATTTTCCAGTTGTGGAACCGTTTGGGTCATTCACAATGGATCTATTTACTACTAAAAGTGATCTTGATCTCTCTGTCAACTTTAGCAATGATATGGATGGTCAATTTGCTCGCAAGGACAAGATTTCTGTTATTAGAAAGTTCGCAAAAGTCCTACATAAGCATCAGA GCCGTGGTCGTTGTTATGGGGTTTTACCTGTTTTAAGTGCTATAGTTCCTGTACTGAAGGTTACTGATAAGGGAACTGGGGTTGAATGTGATATTTCAGTCGAAAACAAAGATGGCATGTCAAGATCGATGATATTTAAACTTGTTTCTTCAATTGATGAAAGATTTCAGATACTTTGTTATCTG atGAAGTTCTGGGCTAAGACACATGATGTTAATTGTCCCAAAGATCGAACGATGAGCTCGATGGCAATTATCTCCTTAGTTGCTTTCCATTTACAG ACCCGGCATCCTCCAATATTACCTGCATTTTCCGGCTTACTGAAAG ATGGTGCAGACTTTGCAAGTGTCCAGAGAAACGTTGTGCTATTCAAGGGGTTTGGGAGCACTAATAAAGAATCCGTTGCTGAACTTTTTGTATCACTAATGAGTAAA CTACTAGCAGTAAAGGATTTATGGGAGCAAGGGCTTTGTGCCAGCAATTTTGATGGATTCTGGATCTCAAAGACCTGGAACAGAGGAATTGGTAACTTGAGT GTGGAAGACTTCTTGGACAGATCTCAGAATTTTGCCAGATCAGTAGGGAAGGTGGAGATGCAGAACATCTGTGAATGCCTAAAGGATACTGTTTCCAAATTGACTGATTTCTTTAGGGGTAAAATTGATGCACTGACACTGAAGATCCTCATTTTTGGGGCGTTAAATCAGGATGTGCCAGTCAGTCACCCCAGTCCAAAACATGTTAAGAGCAAGAGGAAGAGGGAGTTGCGACATGACCCCGGAAACAGTGAGAAGCAGCAAAAGAAAGTGAAGCACGCTGCACAACGTGGCCGCGCTGCTAACAGGACTGATTCTATTTTACCAACTCCCACTGTATTTATGCCTCATGTGCATCAAGTAGGTTCTACCCAACCATTTAATCAGATTGTGCATCCATCTCAGCTTCCGATTCCTCCTCGGCTTTCCTATGGGTTGCCACAAGCACACTTTCATCCAGGTCCTCATATGATAGGACAACCTCATGGTAGTTTCATCTACTCGACAGATCCTGGGATTCAACTGCAGCAGCAAGCCCGGCATATGTTTGTTCCTTTGCCAGTCCACCAGCCAGCGATTAATAGGTCGTTTCACCCCCATGGTTTCAACGGGGCACATGAGGTCCTGTATGATGACAATAGCTGGTTACCTTACGGAATCAATCCGAATTACAGGAGGGTATGA